CTGACTGTACTGACCATATTTGTAATTGTGTACTTTACAGATATCAAACTTTTCCAGTCTCCATTTATTAAACAAGTGAAAGAGGGAGAATCAGTTTCAATAAACTGTGAATTTTCATCCAAACAACAACCCCTTGTGGGCGTCTATTTAAGAAGAAATCTTTCATATCCCACTGATCTGATCTATGTCCACACACAGAGCAATACAATACGCGACTCGTACATCAATCGCACTGAGTTTAAAGGAAAGGTAAAAAACTTCACCATAACCCTCAAGAATCTCCAGGAAAGTGACACAGATATTTACTACTGTGTCTTTGGAATACGACATCCTACAATATCAGATAAATATGGACAAGGAACAATGTTGCTTGTGTCAGGTATGTTCCATGTTTCAAATATTGGTCTGACAATTTACAAAAGAAAAGCTATCACCTGACAGTAATATTTATGTTGTTAAAAATTGAATACGGGCGAGCATGTGACATTTTACTGTCTATCCTATGTTACATATGCCAAGAATTCAAAACAAATAGAAATTCCATCAATTGTGATGATTTGCCCCGAAACAATTTCATCAGCATGTTTGTCCTCTTTTCTCACCTTCCTTCCTGACAAATTGCTGTATTAGTGCTGGAGGTTGTGGGTGGAACCTTTGGTCCCTCCTGCATCAGGAAGCTTGGTGGGTGGGGGAATTAATTTGGCGTgacggaagcacggtagcattgtggatagcacaattgcttcacagctccaggttcccaggtttgattccggcttggctcactgtctgtgtggagtctgcacatcctccctgtgtgtgggtgggtttcctccgggtgctccggtttcctcccacagtccaaagatgtgcaggttaggtggattggccatgataaattgcccttagtgtccaaaattgcccttagtgttgggtggggttactgggatatggggatagggtggaggtgttgaccttgggtagggtgctctttccaagagccggtgcagactcgatgggccgaatggcctccttctgcaccgtaaattctatgttaaCCTATGCTAAACCAATTCATCAGTTCCCTGACAATGGGATGAACATTAGCAATTATGTTCTTTATGTTCTCAGCATCTTCAAGGTTGGTCCAGCTTCCTGACCAACAATGTCAGGAAGCTTTTTTGCAACCATTAGCATATCATGCATGCACATTGAAAGGCCAGTTCTCCAaatctttttctttaaatttagagtacttaattcatttttttttccaattaaggggcaattttaacgtggccaatccacttacactgcacatctttgggttgtgggggcgaaacccacgcatacacggggagaatgtgcaaactccacaaagatagtgatccagagccaggatcgaacctgggacctcggcgccgtgaggcagcagtgctatccactgcgccaccgtgctgccctagctctcCTAAATTAAGCTCCCTCTCCAAATTGAGTTCCCCGCCAGTCAGAACGTAGACCATGCACATTCATGGCTACATATAAACAGTGTCCAGCTGGCGAGGTGAGTTGCCGCTGCATCGTCCTCTTTCGGAGTAAATGACAACCTATGTTTGAGGTTGGGTGATGTCAGGGCAAGTTGCACCGAGGATGACCAAGAGAGGAAGAAAGGAACACAAGGACCTAAGGAATAGGCCACATGGTCTGATGTACCTGCatcaccagtcaatatgatcatggctgatcttcggctATAATTCCATTTTCGTGCCCGCTTTCCATCTATTCAAGTCTtaaaatgtattcaacaatggatCATCAACATCCCTGGGCACATCCTGTCCTATCGGCAGTACAGGGCAAaaaggtggcagcacagtgatacAGTCAGGAGAGAATGGCCCTGGGAGCTCTCAATATTGACTCTAGATCCCAGGAAGTTGCATGGCAGCAGTTCAAATAGGGGCATGGAAACCTCCTGCATCTCTGTGCCTCCTCCCCATTCAGCAGTTGAATCAGTACTCCACGTTGAACATCCCTTGGAGGAAGGACTGAGGGTAACAAGGGTACAGAATACACTCTGAGTGGGGCTTCAATGTTCATCAACCAGAGTGACTCAGTGGCACCAACACTGAACAAGTTGGCCAAGTCTTAAAGGATAAATCTGCCGGTTTAGGCAAGCGGGAGGTGATGAGAGAACAAGAGGAAAGATTCTGCTTGACCTCATTGTCACAAACCTACCTATTACAGATTTATCTGTCTGTGACAATACAGATATCACTGACCgtgacacagtccttgtggagatgaggtcctgtcttcacactgaggctaccctccattgtgttgtgtgataCCACCACCAT
This region of Scyliorhinus torazame isolate Kashiwa2021f chromosome 18, sScyTor2.1, whole genome shotgun sequence genomic DNA includes:
- the LOC140394849 gene encoding uncharacterized protein; the protein is MAVQTVHVLQILFFLMISEGQEDIKLFQSPFIKQVKEGESVSINCEFSSKQQPLVGVYLRRNLSYPTDLIYVHTQSNTIRDSYINRTEFKGKVKNFTITLKNLQESDTDIYYCVFGIRHPTISDKYGQGTMLLVSESTVKSCADGCVETGHCKEVSYKDPIVIGVIVSAAVAMLCAIVLLLWRTKKICRRKQPNRVRAPNSVYEDMNLVRTQSMGR